In Augochlora pura isolate Apur16 chromosome 3, APUR_v2.2.1, whole genome shotgun sequence, the sequence TTTCAGTGTGAATTAATTGCTGCCCGTTGCTGGAAGTTAGCGAGACTAAAAAATGGCACAATTAATACAAAAGagtaagtattatttatataattcatcaCTTATTATAGTGAAATTGTATTCATGAGATCAGAGCGGTTCATGAAGCTATTCGGTTGGTCACACTGTTTGCATCGCCATGTTCCTCGTTTTCCGTTGGACTGACCAACGGGATCGAACCATTTTAGTGAGGTTAGTATACAAATAAGTTCTGTGAGAAGTGAGCCGAGGATTAGTGAAGTACTGTGTGAATTGATTGTTGTCATTCATTGAAGGATATTGTTGTTAAATGATGGCACAGTTTATGGAAAAAAGTGAGTGTTATCTATTTAATTCCTCATTCATTGAATTGTTTAGTATGAGGGGAATGGTGTTTCTGTTGGTCACACTGTTTCTCCCATTATGTTCCTTATTTCGTTTATCCTGTCTCACGGAATAGTGGAACTAAATGTGGTAATGGCGAGTGCGTCTGTTCCGCATATTTGATGTTGTGATAAAGTTGGGCGTACGCGTCCGCCTTATCAGTTGTGACAAAGTATATTGCTTCGAGTATGTTCACTTGATTTTCTTGTGTGCGCTTAGTTTCTAAGCGAGAATAGTCGACGCTAACGAGATTAGAGTGTTCAGTGCATTATGTCGGTGATTCATTATCGGAATATGGAAGAACGGGACTGATAATAGAAGATAATCATATTATACGAGAAAAATATCTCGGGCTCGTACACCTTGCAATATCTGCGTTCTATTTTACAGTAAACCGTCGCCAACAGTGGAAACATTACAGAACGTATGGTATTGATCGATACGAGTAGGTGCATGGATAACGCGATAATATGAAATTGGAGCGAGCATGAAGGTAACTGTGTGCTTCGACAACGTTAGAGTGGTGGTTCCGTGCGGGGATGGAACCCTACTGGTCAAAGATTTGATGCACGAGGCTATCCTGAGGTACAAAAAGGCTACAGGTAAAAATGATAATGGACTAACAATCAACAGCCTGTCCTCGCTGACCGGAGGTGGCCTGCTGGATCCAGATGATAGGTTATGCGATGTGGCTGACGACAGAGAGCAGATTGTTGCTCATTTTGTGAGTACAGACACAACGCATGCTGGTGGTGATGGGGCCAGTTCTGTCGGTACCAATAGCCCTGACTTCTTTCACTCGGATGGCAAAGAGTTATCTTATGCGATAGATACACATTCCTCTATACCTAGCAGTAGTATTAAAAGAGAAAGCACTAAAAGATTCTCTATGCATGCACTGTCCACTAGAGAACCATGTTTAGCCACATATTCTGCTCAATCCCTTCCCAGAGAATCTCGTCGCAGAGAACCCCTGGGACAAGATGCCAAAGCGTTGTTTGACTATGCGAATGCGAATATAGATCTTGCAGATCAGGGTGAGATCCGAGAGATCGTGATAAAGAACGAGGCAGGTCCATTGGGACTTCACGTGGTGCCATGTTACGACCTTCTGGGCAACGACCAAGGGCTCAGGGTAGAAGGTATCGAGCCCAATGGTAGAATTGCCAGAGATGGACAGATCGATTTGCATGATAAGATCATCAAGATAAATGGTCATAATTTATTGCACATACCGTTTTCCAAAGTGCAAGAGATTTTTCGAACATGCATGACCGAGCCCTGTCTCAAGATTTCCGTGGTGAAGCACAAACAGCCACGTAGTCACAGCGACAAATCGTTGCACAAGAATCATGGCAACACCAGTGGAGGGTCGGAGAAAGCAGAAACGGACGATAACGTGAAAAAAATCCAGTGCAGCAATTACAATTTGTTACAAACGGCGAACACGCGGAAAATCGGTCGCATGATCGAAATAGAGTTAACAAAAGGCAGCAACGGTCTTGGGTTCAGCGTGACGACGCGCGACAACCCTGCGGGAGGACATTGCCctatatacattaaaaatattttaccaaaaGGTGCTGCGGTCGAAGACGGTAGATTAAGGCCGGGCGACAGGCTGCTAGAAGtaaacaataaagaaatgacAGGTAAAAGTCAGGCCGAGGTGGTCTCGCTCCTCAGAAGCATTACACCGGGAGGTAAGGTGAGAATGGTGGTCTCTCGTCAGGAAGAAATTTCCTCCAGTGCTCCAGACACTCATTCGAACGCGACATCCACCAATCAAACGACCGAGACCACGGACAATTCGAAATATTGGAACACGCTGAACATTTCGCCGATAAAGAAAAACACCGAGGTGCACGAGAAGGTCAGCAGCCGTAGCTATGAGAAATGCGCCTTTAAACCCGTGAAATCCTCGGAGGATATCGTTCTGTCGCCCCGAAAAAATCGTATGATTCTTACCTTGGACATACCAGTGCACGATTCAGAGAAGGCTGGCTTAGGCGTGAGCGTGAAAGGGAAGACGACGAACACGGATGAGAACACCAACATGGATTTAGGTATTTTCATAAAGAGTGTAATCCATGGGGGCGCAGCTTCCCGAGATGGTCGATTAAGGACCAACGACCAGTTGCTCAACGTAAATGGGGTTTCTCTGTTAGGGTTATCGAATTCCGACGCGATGGAGACCCTCAGGAGGGCGATGCTCAATACGAATAGTTCGGTAACGGGAGTAATTACGCTGACCATTGCCAGGAGGATATCCTCCTACGATGCTAACGAGAAAAACCTTCCGGAAAACCTGTCTTATCATTGTAAATTAGAATCTGCGAACAGCGTATACATATCGGACAACACGAAGGCGACCGATGGCAGGGTGAAGGAGAAGAACAACCTGAACTCGCAGGCGGATATCCTAGACAATGGGGGGTTGTTGTCCTGCGTGACGGCGTCCCCG encodes:
- the LOC144468120 gene encoding partitioning defective 3 homolog; amino-acid sequence: MKVTVCFDNVRVVVPCGDGTLLVKDLMHEAILRYKKATGKNDNGLTINSLSSLTGGGLLDPDDRLCDVADDREQIVAHFVSTDTTHAGGDGASSVGTNSPDFFHSDGKELSYAIDTHSSIPSSSIKRESTKRFSMHALSTREPCLATYSAQSLPRESRRREPLGQDAKALFDYANANIDLADQGEIREIVIKNEAGPLGLHVVPCYDLLGNDQGLRVEGIEPNGRIARDGQIDLHDKIIKINGHNLLHIPFSKVQEIFRTCMTEPCLKISVVKHKQPRSHSDKSLHKNHGNTSGGSEKAETDDNVKKIQCSNYNLLQTANTRKIGRMIEIELTKGSNGLGFSVTTRDNPAGGHCPIYIKNILPKGAAVEDGRLRPGDRLLEVNNKEMTGKSQAEVVSLLRSITPGGKVRMVVSRQEEISSSAPDTHSNATSTNQTTETTDNSKYWNTLNISPIKKNTEVHEKVSSRSYEKCAFKPVKSSEDIVLSPRKNRMILTLDIPVHDSEKAGLGVSVKGKTTNTDENTNMDLGIFIKSVIHGGAASRDGRLRTNDQLLNVNGVSLLGLSNSDAMETLRRAMLNTNSSVTGVITLTIARRISSYDANEKNLPENLSYHCKLESANSVYISDNTKATDGRVKEKNNLNSQADILDNGGLLSCVTASPWNPVIDRLTEQYNKNSLRNESYCIATNKTWIEPISNVKKITIGGREDRAEPVLLEDSNDAQCNDPKRTADDKDSQYSGDPTYDSQLSLEECSSSSNKFSRDALGRQSMSEKRHAALDAKNTDTYKRNKKLREGRDNKSQDQTSQKSANQSAESEDQTRRPGKDSFEKSKSKSSNESGTSDSNLKRYEKSVDPAQSEYVYTIPGCNNKFTSPRKHWLVDDVQGEITGSNNYKDDREGFPNSRGDVKQASLNSALDDRYKRSRKKGGIRSMLRLGKNRKSLNFGDSIDARHESSNYCSGTINYIA